TGCCGGTGTCGTCGAGGGTGACGATGCCGTCGGCGGCGGTGCGGGTCTCGATCAGGCGCTGCTGCGCCGCCCGTTCCTCGGTGAGCGACTCGATGGTGCTCAGCAGCTGCCACGAGGTGTCGTCGCCCTGCTGGACGAGATAGCTGGAGACCAGGGCGACCAGCAGCGTGCCGTCGCGGTGCCGGTACTGCTTCTCCCGTACCACCGAGCGGCGGGTCCCGGAGATCAGCTCGCCCATCATCGCCACGTCGGAGTCGTGCTCGCCGGCCAGTGTGACCTCGCCGAAATGCCTGCCGAGCAGCTCGTCCACCCGGTAACCGAGCAGCTCGGCGAAGGCGCGGTTGACCTCCACGTACCGGCCGCTGTCGTCGACGACGGTCAGGCCGGTGGAGGCATTGTCGAACGCGGCACGCAGCCGCGCGCCCGCCTCCGCCCGGACCTCTGGCGGAGGTTGCGTCCGAGAGCTGTCTTCGATCACCAATGACTCCCCGTACGGCTGGAACGCCGGACATGCCGGTCCTGCTGATCGGCGGGGAGCGTGCCGATCTGAGCGTGGCGGCCCGGTCATCGCCACGATCGCGCTCAGTCGCCGCCGCCTCGCTGCCGACCCATCGTCACCCATCCGGGTTATATGTACTTTTTGCGGCAATCTGCTGACATGGCGACGCCGAATCCCCGGGGCAGGGCCATCACCGACGGTGGCTCGTGAGACCGAGGAGATGCCATCATGTTCGACCTCAATCGACGCCGGTCCGGACGCGCCGGCCGGCTTCGGCGCTGGGCCGTTCCGGTCACCGCCGCCGTGATCGTTCTCGCCGCCGGCGGTGGTGTCATCGCCAAGGCCGCCAGTGCCGCCGAGTCCGGAGGGCGCGGGCCGGACGACTTCGGCATGACCATGGGCAGTCACGCCGGCCACGCGTCGAGTTTCACCTACCACCACGGCTTCTACTGCGACACGCACGTTCGCGCGGAGTCGGCCACCGGCTGTGAAGCCGGCGCGGCGGCTCGGGTGGCGCCGGCCAAGCACGTCGATCCGCTGTTCATCACGGTGCCGCTGGGGTTCACCGCCACGGGCCTGGACTGCCCGGACAGGCTGACCTGCGTCGATCACCCGATGAACCTGGACATGACACGCCTGGCCACGGCGCTCGCCCCGGTCTACCGGACCACTCCGGAGAAGCTGACGCCGGCGCTGCGGAACTTCACCACGCCCGGACACGACCACTTCGTCGGCACCAGGAACGGCGGCAAGCCGGAGTGGTGGGACGTCCGGGTGGTCGGTGTGACCGACCCGGCGACCTACCGTGCGATCCAGCACCACCGGAGCTGGGCCTACCTCGACGGTCTGATCAAAGCCAAGAACGAGCACGTGGTCGGGCCGATCCCGACCAACATGTTCCTGTTCTTCGCCGCACGCTGACCCATACCCGCGTGGTGCGCCGGGGCCGAGGCCGCGGCGCACCGCCGTCACCGACGCTCAGTCGACCGTGACGCGGACGGTGTGCCAGCCGGTCGCGCCCGCCGGGAACGGGGTGGCGCGTGTCCCGGGCTGCACCGCGCCGCTCCGGTCGGTCGCGCGCACCGCGAGCGCGTGTGATCCGCTGGTCGCCGGCCAGTCGAAACGCCACTGCGTCCAGGTGTCGGCCGAGGCGGTGGGGAGCAGCTCGGCCGGCCTCCAGGGGCCGCCGTCGACACTGACCTCCACGGTCTCGATGCCGCGGCGCTGGGCCCAGGCGACACCGGCGACGGTCACCCGTCCGGCCGCCAACCGGGCGAACGGCTTCGGCTGGTCGATCCGGGACGCGGTCCGGACGGTGCCCTGCCGGTCCCACCCACGCTTGACCCAGTAGGCATCGAACTGATCAAAGGTGGTCAGCTCCAGCTCGGTGACCCATTTGCAGGCGCCCGCGTAGCCGTACAGCCCGGGGGTGAGCATCCGCACCGGGAACCCGTGCTCGAGCGGCAGCGGCGCACCGTTCATCCCGACCGCCAGCATCGTGTCGCGCCCGTCGAGCGCTGTCCCGACGGGTGTGCCGATCGTCATCCCGTCGACCGATCGGGCCACGATCTGGTCCGCGCCGCGGTGCACGCCGGCCTCCCGCAGCAGTGCGGCCAGGTGCACGCCGAGCCACCGGGCGGTGCCGATGTAGGGGCCGCCGACCTCGTTGGACACGCAGTTGAGGGTGATGTCGCGGGCGATCAGCGGCCGGCGCAGCAGATCCGCGAGAGACAACTCGATCTCCCGGTCAACCATCCCGTGTATCCGCAGGCGCCACGTCGCCGGATCGACGCGTGGCACCGTCAGCGCGGTGTCGACGCGATAGAACCTGCCGTTCGGCGTGGTGAAATCGGCGGCGACGCCGGCCGGCAGCGGCGGGGCCGGATCGGCGGCAGCCGGAAGCCGGACCGCCTCGCGGGACTTCCCGGCGGCGCTTTCCCGCTGGCCGGAAACGGTCAGAGCCGCGGCTTCGGCAGCACCGGCGCCGACCGCCAGCAGCGCCAGGCGCAGAACCAACCGACGATCAACACCGGTTTCCGGTACGGCCACGGCGACGCCCCGCCGCTCGCGCCGCAGCCACCACAGTGCCAGCGCGGCGACCACCGCGCCGAGCATGGCCGGGACCACGTCCACCACCGTCGCGGCCGGCCGGGACAGCACGGCGGCCGCCCCGGCCGCGCCCAGCAGGCCGGTGCCGGCCACGATCGCGGGCGGCCACCTCGTCGCCGCGATCCCGGTGACCGCCGCCAGGGCGGCCAGCACCACGCCGATCACGGCCAGCAGCACCGGCTTGTCGGTGGTGCCCAGCTCGCGTACGGCGAACTCCTTCACCGCGGTGGGCGTCGCGTCGATGACCGCGCCGCCCACCGCCACCAGCGGTCCGGACCCGGGCCGGGTCGCGGCCGCGAGGAGTTCCGCGGCCGCGATCCCGGAGCCCGCCGCGACGATCCCGCCGATCGCCCCGTACGGTGTCTCGCCCATCAGCTCTTCGGCATCAGCACGGCGTCGATGATGTAGACGTTCGCGTTGGCGGTCTGCACGTTGCCGCAGACCACCGACGCGGCGTCGGTGCCCGCCTTGAAGTTCTCACCGCTGCCGGTGACGGTCAGCTCCTGGCCCTGCAGCGTCTTGTGCGATCCGGCCAGGTCCGCCGGGGTCAGCTTGCCGGGCACCACGTGGTAGGTCAGGATGCTGGTCAGCGTCTTCTTGTCGGCGAGCACCTTGTCCAGGGTCGCCTTCGGGATCTTCGCGAACGCGTCGTTGGTCGGCGCGAAGACGGTGATCCCGTCGGCGGAGTTCAGCGAGTCCACCAGGCCGGCCTTCTTGACCGCGGTGACCAGCGTGGACAGCAGCGGGTTGCCGGACGCGGCGGTGGCCACCGGGACCTTGCCCATCGCCTCGAAGCTGCCCGCGTTCGCCGGGTCGGCCGGCACCGCGGCGCAGCCCGGACCGAAGTTCACCATGTCGGTGCCCATGCTCGGCGCCATGCTGGGCGCCGCCGAGGTCATCGTCGGCGCCGCGGCCGCCCCGGCACTGGTGCTGTCATCGCTGTCACTGCCGCAGGCCGCCAGCGAGATCGCGAACAGGGTCGCGGCGGTCAGGGCGGTGAGCTTCGTTGCACGCATCGGTTTGTTCCTCCTATGTCGGGACTTACACCGATGATTCGGAGCGGACCGCCCGCCGGATTGGTGGCATCTCAGATTGTTTTCACGCCGGCCACCATGTCGGTCGGCGCCGGTGATCCGCCGGGCGGCTCCACCGAGACACCGACCACGGACACCGGCTGCACGCCGTACAGGATCTTCACGGCCGTGGTCTGACCGGCGGCGAGAACGTCCTCGGACACCGCCTTGCCGCCGCGGACCGTCCACAGTTGGAAGACGCGGCCGTCCGCCGGTGGGGCATCGGCGGCCATCAGGATCACCGCCGAGTCACGCAGCCGGGAGTACGCCACGGTGACCTTGCCCCCGCTGCTCAGCGGCTGCACGCGCAGCACCACGTCGGGTGCGGCCAGGATGGTGCGTACCTCGGCCTCGCGGTCACGGGCCGCCTCGGCGGCGGTGTGCTCATCGCGTACGCGATGCTCCTGGAAGGCGAAGACCGCCGTGCCCGCGCCGGCCGCGGCGAGCACAGCGGCGGCCGCGGCGACCCACCGCGTCCGGTACGCCCGGCGCGGCCGGCGTGGCGTCTCCACCGGCACCTGCCGGGTCGTCGCGACAACGGCCAGGACGTTGTCGCGCATCCTCGGTGGTGGCACCGACCAGGCGCCGTCGGCCAGCCGGGCGGCGGCCTCCCGCAACTCGGCGGCCTCGACCCGGCAGTCGTCGCATTCGCGCAGGTGCCGATCGACGGCGGCCCGTTCGAGATCGTCGACCGCGTCCAGCGCGTACGCGCCGATCAGCGAGTGAATGTCAGCAGTCATGCCGTCGCCTCCACACCCAGGCAGTCCCGCAGCCGGATCAGGCCGTCGCGCATCCGCGTCTTCACCGTGCCCAGCGGCGTCTGCAGCAGTTCCGCGACCTGCGGATACGAGTGCCCCTGGTAGTACGCCAGGGTGACCACCTGCCGTTGCAGGCCGGTCAGTCCGTCCAGGCAGCGCCGCACCTGCTGACGCTCCAGGCGACCGGACACCTCGTCGGCCACCTGGTCGTACGGCGTGTCGATGGCCGCCGCCCCGGCCCGGACCGTGCGCTCGGCCGCCGCCTGTTCGGCCCGGACCCGGTCGACGGCCCGCCGATGGGCGATGGTGAACACCCACGACGTCGCCGAGCCGCCCGCCGGGTCGAACCGGGTCGCGGTACGCCACACCTCGACCAGCACCTCCTGAGCCACCTCCTCGGCCTGCGCGGGATCCCGCAGCACCCGCCGGACCAGCCCGTACACCCGGGGTGCCACCACGTCGTAGAGCCGGGCGAACGCCCTCTCGTCGCCGCGACCGACCGCCCGCAGCAGCTCGTTCGCGTCCACCTGTCCCGGTGATCCCGGGCCGGGCACCGGACTCAGGTGCTCCGCCCGGCGGCTCGTGCCGCGCTCCGCCATCAAAGAACCATCCTTCTTCGCTCCGACGCACTCGTGATGAGCTCCGACGCACTCGCGATGAGCTCTGACGCACTCGTGTCGAGGTCCGGCGCACTCGAGACGAGTTCCGGTGCACTCGTGAGGATTCGGAGCCGGGGCCTCGCCGGATGGGTCCGTATCCCGAAAATTCCCCCAGCGCGCGGACCCGCCGGGAGGGATTGAAAATCGGGCGGCGGGGGATTGCAGGACCTGCAGGACGACCTACTCAGGAGGCGCGCAATGAGCGTGAAAGACAATCGCGACAGCGGCGGCGACGGCTCCGACTCGGTCGCCACCACCCGGACGGGTGATGACAAACCCTACGACCTGTCCGCGCCACCACCGGACGCCGGCCCGGACAGCCCCGCCCAGCTGTCGGGCACCGGCCTGTTCGCCGCGCTCAAGCGGACCTTCAAGCAGTTCTCCCAGGACAACATCTCCGACTGGGCGGCGGCCCTGACCTATTACGGTGTGCTGTCCATCTTCCCCGGACTGCTGGTCATCGTGTCGTTGCTCGGCATGCTCAACGACAACGGCCAGAAGACGGTCCAGGACGCGGTGCACGACCTGGCGCCCAGCCCGCAACTGCGGGACCTGGTCGACACGGTGCTGACGCAGGTGCAGGACCCGGGCAAGGCGGGTCTGGCCGCGATCATCGGGATCATCGTGGCGTTCTGGTCGGCGTCCGGTTACACGGCGGCCTTCATGCGGGCGTCCAACGCCGTCTACGACGTTCCGGAAGGGCGTCCGATCTGGAAGACGCTGCCGATCCGGGTGGGCGTCACCGCTGTGGTCGGTCTGGTGCTCGTCATCTCCGCGGCGATCGTCATCTTCACCGGCGACGTCGCCCAGATCGTCGGTGACAAGCTCGGGCTCGGCTCGGCGGCCGTGACGACCTGGAACATCGCCAAGTGGCCGGTCCTGCTGGTCCTGGTGAGCCTGATGTTCGCGATCCTCTACTGGGCCTCGCCGAACGCGAAGACTGGCGGATTCCGCTGGGTCAGCCCCGGTGGCCTGTTCGCCGTCCTGGCGTGGGTCCTGGCGTCCGTCGCGTTCGCGGTCTACCTGGCGAACTTCGCCAACTACAACAAGACCTACGGCACCCTGGGCGGCGTGATCGCGTTCCTGGTCTGGATGTGGATCAGCAACATCGCGATCCTGCTGGGCGCGGAGTTGGACGCCGAGTTGCAGCGCGGCCGGGCGATCGCCGCCGGCCACGACCCCACCGACGAGCCGTTCCTCGAACTCCGCGACGACCGGAAGATCAAGCCGGGCAGCGAGCAGGGGCTGAGTACCAACTGACCGGGCCGGCGGCCACCCGGCGCCAAGCGTTCCCGGCGCCGGCTCGGCGATCCGCTTGACGGCGCGCAACCGCGGGTCCCGCTCGCGAGCGTGGTGGCCGTGCCGGCCCCGTCGCCGGCCAGGACCTCTAGGGTCCGCACCGGTCAGGCCCGCGGGGCTTCCGCCTCGTCGCGGACCTCGGCGAGCTTGCGCGGCCATCCGGCGTCGTTCGCGGAGTACCGCGCGGCGAGTTCCTCGGCGGGGACGTCCAGGCCGGCGAAACCGCTCTCCGTCACCTCCAGCCGGGTGCGGCCGGCCCGCTCGGTCAGGGTGAGCTCGACCAGTGTGGCGGCGGCGCCCGGCTCGGCGCCGGCCGGTCCGGGCGCCCAGTGGAACGTCAGGCGATGGGCCGGCTGCACCGTGCCGATCCGGGCGAGCAGCGTGCCGTGGGTGGTGTGGTGGCCGAACAGCAGCCGGCCGCCGGGGCGCAGATCGAGCTCGGCCGGCGCGCCGCCGCCGAACCACCGGCCGAGGAAGGCGGGTGCGGTGAGCGTGGCCCAGACCCGCTCGGCCGGCGCGTCGATCTCGCAGCGGTGACTCATCGTGTTGGCGACCATCGTGACAGCTCCTCCGTGGTGGAGCCCGATCGTCGCAACCCGCACGGCTGACGCGCAAACCCGGGGTCGCGCCTCCTCGTCGCGGGTTGATCAGTGGGCGTGTCCGGCGGCCGCGGTGAGGATCTCCGTGACGACGTGGTCGGCCGCGGCGGGCCTGCCCTGGTGAGCGGCCGCCTGGGCGAGGTGGTGACGGCGCTGCGGGTCGGTCAGGAGAGCCAGCACGCTGTCGCGCAGCCGGGCCGGGGTGGCCTCGTCACCGTCGAGCATGATGGCGGCGTTCTTCTCGGCGAGGTGGCGTGCCGTGATGCGCTGCTCGTCACCGGCGGCGTGCGGATAGGGGATCAGTACGCAGGCCTTGCCGAGCGCGGTGAGCTCGGCGACCGTCCCGGCGCCGCTGCGGGCCACGACGATGGTGGCGGCGGCCAGCAGGTCCGGCATCTCGTCGTGGATGAAGTCGGCGACCCGGAAGCGCTGGGCCAGCGGCGCCGGGAGGTCGTGGGCCACCTGCTGCATCTCAGCGTGGTCGAGGCTGCCGCACTGGTGGACGATCTGGCAGTGCGGCAGCAGGTCGGGCAGGGCCTCGGTCAGCATCCGGTTGACCTGTCGCGCGCCGGAGGCGCCCCCGGTGACCAGCACCAGCGGGATCGCCGGGTCCAGCCGGTACGCGGCCAGGCCGTTCGCCGGGTTGCCCTGCATCATGGCCGGCCGGACCGGGTTCCCGGTGACGACCGCGCGCGGGCGCGCCTTCGGCGGCAGGTGGTCGAGCGAGGCCTCGTGGCTGAGCAGGATCCGGGTGGCGAAGCGCGCCAGGATCCGGTTCGCCAGGCCCAGGATGAGGGTCTGCTCGTGCAGCAGGTACGGCACCCGGAACAGGCGCGCGGCCAGGCCGATCGGGACCGAGACGTAGCCGCCGGTGCTCAGCACGACAGCGGGGCGGGTGCGGGCGACGGTGAGCGCCGCCTGCACGACGCCCAGCGGGATCCGGAAGGCGTCCGCGATGTTGCTGCCCAGCTGGCGCAGGCTCGGCGACCGGCGCAGCTTGCCGGTGGTGATCGCCTTGAACGGGATGTTGTTGCGGGCGGCGACGGTGGCTTCCAGGCCGTTGGCGACGCCGACCCACAGCAGGTCCGGCACGTCACCGGTGGCGGCGAGCCGGTTCTGCAGGGTGGTGATGGTGGTCAGCGCGGGATAGGTGTGCCCGCCGGTACCACCACCGGTGACGATCATGCGGAGGGCGTGCAGGCGCTGGGTGCTGTAGAGGGACATCCTGGCCAATCCGAGATCGGGTACCGGTCGGGGGTCGAGGCAGTTTAGCGACAGCGAGGTGTCGCGTTTCGCCCGACTTTGTCAGAGCGCGGCGCGGACCCGCTCGGCGAGGGCGGGCCACAGCGGTGCGGCGGCGCCGATGGTCAGCTCGGTGGAGAAGTCCGGCCCGTGCCCGCCGAGGACCACGCCCGCCTCCCGCGCGATCAGCGCACCGGCGGCGATGTCCCACAGGTTCGTGTCCAGGGCCACCCCGCCGTCCAGGCGGCCGGCCGCCTGGTAGGCCAGGTTCAGCGCGGCCGGGACCCGGCGGATGTCGCCGGAGACCGGCAGCAGCGCCCGGATCACCCGGGCGGCGCGCTCCTTGGTGGCCGGGTTCGGCTGGAAGCTGACCCCGATCAGGGCCTGCTCCAGCGGCGGACCGGACGAGGCCGTGATCGGCTCGTCGCCGAGCCGGGCGCCACCGCCGTCGACGGCGCTGAACGTCTCCCCGGCGGCCGGGTCGTGCACCACCGCGAGGCGGGCCCGGTCCTGCTGGTAGAGCGCGATGCACACCGACCACGGACCGGTACGGCTGATGTAGTTACGGGTGCCGTCCAGTGGATCGACGACCCAGGTCCACCCGGTCGTACCGGAACCGCCGTGGCCCTCCTCGGCCTGCACCGCGTCGTCCGGCCAGGCCGCCCGGATCGCGTCCACGATGAGCCGCTCACTGGCGATGTCGACGTCCGAGACGACGTCGTTGACATGCGCCTTGGGCGCCCCGACGGTCAGGCTGTCACGCCTGTCGAGCTGCAGCTGCCCGGCCCGGACGGCCAGGGCGGCGACCAGGTCGCGGGCCGCGAGGAGATCCCGATTCATCATCGGCAAGGTTAACCGACGGCGGTGCCGGGCCGGGCGTCAGCCGACCGGCTCCGGCTCGTGCCGGACCGGGAAGTTGACCGAGTTGGCGATGAAGCACACCCGGTGCGCGCGTTCGTGCAGGTCGGCCAGCAGCCCGGCCTGGGCCGGGTCGGCCAGGGTGACCCGGGGCCGCAGCGTCACCTCGTCGAACTGGCCGCTGCCGTCGGCGGTGGTGGTCATCGTGCCCCGCGGGGTGTCCGAGTAACCGGTGACCACGACCTTCGCCGTGGTGCACAGGTGCAGGAACGACAGCATGTGGCACTGCGACAGGGCGGTGAGCAGCAGCTCCTCCGGGTTCCACCGGGCCGGGTCGCCGCGGAACGTGGGATCGGAGCTGCCGGCGATCGGCGCCTTGCCGGCAGCTGTCACGTCGTGGTCGCGGGTGTAGTCGCGGTAGGAGCTGGTGCCGGTCCCGGTGTTCCCGGTCCAGGTCACCGTCACCTCGTACCGATGGGTCTTCGACATGCCGGTCACCCTATCGGTCAGCGCCCACCACGCGGGCAGCGCCGGCTCGCCGGCGAAAGGCACTTCGAAGTGCCCTCTGTGCGGTACGCCGGCCCGCTCCTACCTTCGACCGCATGACCGAGTACCGCGTGCACACCTACACCGCCGGCGAGGCGGGCCTTGGCCTGGATGATCGGGCTGGGCGCGGACGCGGTAGCCGCCGAACTGGCCACCGGCCGGACCTGATCCGCCGCCCCGGCGGACATAGGTTGGGGGCATGAGCCTCGACGTGACCGCCCTCCGCAGCCATTTCCCCTCCCTCGACCACGGGCTCGCCTTCTTCGACGGCCCGGGCGGCACGCAGACCCCGCGCCCGGTCGCCGACGCGATAGTGGCCACCCTGACCGGGCCGCTCTCCAACCGCGGCTCGGTCAGCGTCTCCGAGCTCAACGCCGAGCGGGCCGTCACCGAGTTCCGCGCCGCCTACGCCGACCTGCTCGGCGTGCCCGCCGCCGGCATCGTGCACGGGCGCAGCGCCACCCAGCTCACCTACGACTTCGCCCGCCACCTGGCCAAGAGCTGGCAGCCCGGCGACGAGATCGTGGTCAGCCGGCTCGACCACGACAGCAATGTGCGCCCGTGGATCCAGCAGGCCGACCGGTCCGGCGTCACGGTCCGCTGGATCGAGTTCGACACCGAGAGCACCGAGCTCGATGTGGACTCGCTGCGGCGGGTGCTGTCGCCGCGTACCCGGCTGGTCGCGGTGACCGCCGCCGCCAACCTGATGGGCACGGTCCCGCCGGTGCGCCAGGTCGCCGACCTGGCCCATGCGGCGGGAGCCCTGGTGTACGTGGACGGTGTGCACTACGCGGCTCACCGCCTGGTGGACGTGGCCGAGTTGGGCGCCGACCTGTTCGTCTGCTCGCCCTACAAGTTCCTCGGCCCGCACTGCGGGGTGCTGGCCGGCGCACCGGAGCTGCTGGCGACGATCCGGCCGGACAAGCTGCTGCCCTCGCCCGACGCGGTGCCGGAGCGTTTCGAGTTCGGCACGCTGCCGTACGAGATGCTGGCCGGTGCCACCGCCGCCGTCGACTTCCTCGCCGGGATCGATCCGGGCGCCGGGGTCACCCGCCGGGAGCGGCTGACCAACTCGCTGGCCTCGGTGCACGAGCACGAGACCGCGCTGCGCCTGCGGCTGGAGGAGGGGCTGCGCGAGCTCGGTGACGCGGTCACCCTTTACTCGCGGGCCGCCGAGCGCACCCCGACGCTGCTGATGAGCTTCGCCGGCCGGGACGCCCGGGACGCGCAGGTGCACCTGGCCGGCCGGGGCGTGCTGGCGCCCGCCGGGTCGTTCTACGCCTGCGAGCCGTTCGCGGCGATGAAGCTGGAGGCGCCCGCCCTGCGGGCCGGCCTGGCCCCGTACACCACCGCCGACGAGGTGGACCGGCTGCTCGACGGCCTCGCCGCGTTTCTCTGACGGATCGGTTACTGCGTTATCGCCCGGCGGGTTGGAAGATGGGTCTGATGCTCGCGCCAATGGAGGCCGTTCGCCGGCTCATGGATCTGCGGCACCGCGGCCGGGCCGAAGACCTGCCGCAGGTGCTGGCCGCCGCCGCCCCACTGCTCGACGCCGAGCGGGCCACCGTGCTGCTCGTCGACTACGGGCAGATCGCGCTGCACCCGTTGCGCGGCACCACGGTGGACCCGGCGGTCTCGCTGTCCCTGGAGGACTCGCTCGCCGGCCTGGCGTTCACCACCGCCGAGCCGCAGTGGCTCGACGAGGCCGGCGGCGGGCTCCTCTGGCTGCCGCTGCTGCACGGGGCGGAACGGCTCGGCGTCCTGGAGTTCCGGCTCAAGGCCGAGCCGGAGGTCGCCTCCCGGCACGATCTGGAGGTGATCGCCGCCCTG
This window of the Actinoplanes oblitus genome carries:
- a CDS encoding anti-sigma factor — translated: MTADIHSLIGAYALDAVDDLERAAVDRHLRECDDCRVEAAELREAAARLADGAWSVPPPRMRDNVLAVVATTRQVPVETPRRPRRAYRTRWVAAAAAVLAAAGAGTAVFAFQEHRVRDEHTAAEAARDREAEVRTILAAPDVVLRVQPLSSGGKVTVAYSRLRDSAVILMAADAPPADGRVFQLWTVRGGKAVSEDVLAAGQTTAVKILYGVQPVSVVGVSVEPPGGSPAPTDMVAGVKTI
- the sigK gene encoding ECF RNA polymerase sigma factor SigK, whose protein sequence is MAERGTSRRAEHLSPVPGPGSPGQVDANELLRAVGRGDERAFARLYDVVAPRVYGLVRRVLRDPAQAEEVAQEVLVEVWRTATRFDPAGGSATSWVFTIAHRRAVDRVRAEQAAAERTVRAGAAAIDTPYDQVADEVSGRLERQQVRRCLDGLTGLQRQVVTLAYYQGHSYPQVAELLQTPLGTVKTRMRDGLIRLRDCLGVEATA
- a CDS encoding UDP-N-acetylglucosamine--N-acetylmuramyl-(pentapeptide) pyrophosphoryl-undecaprenol N-acetylglucosamine transferase, which codes for MSLYSTQRLHALRMIVTGGGTGGHTYPALTTITTLQNRLAATGDVPDLLWVGVANGLEATVAARNNIPFKAITTGKLRRSPSLRQLGSNIADAFRIPLGVVQAALTVARTRPAVVLSTGGYVSVPIGLAARLFRVPYLLHEQTLILGLANRILARFATRILLSHEASLDHLPPKARPRAVVTGNPVRPAMMQGNPANGLAAYRLDPAIPLVLVTGGASGARQVNRMLTEALPDLLPHCQIVHQCGSLDHAEMQQVAHDLPAPLAQRFRVADFIHDEMPDLLAAATIVVARSGAGTVAELTALGKACVLIPYPHAAGDEQRITARHLAEKNAAIMLDGDEATPARLRDSVLALLTDPQRRHHLAQAAAHQGRPAAADHVVTEILTAAAGHAH
- a CDS encoding inositol monophosphatase family protein, coding for MNRDLLAARDLVAALAVRAGQLQLDRRDSLTVGAPKAHVNDVVSDVDIASERLIVDAIRAAWPDDAVQAEEGHGGSGTTGWTWVVDPLDGTRNYISRTGPWSVCIALYQQDRARLAVVHDPAAGETFSAVDGGGARLGDEPITASSGPPLEQALIGVSFQPNPATKERAARVIRALLPVSGDIRRVPAALNLAYQAAGRLDGGVALDTNLWDIAAGALIAREAGVVLGGHGPDFSTELTIGAAAPLWPALAERVRAAL
- a CDS encoding fasciclin domain-containing protein, with product MRATKLTALTAATLFAISLAACGSDSDDSTSAGAAAAPTMTSAAPSMAPSMGTDMVNFGPGCAAVPADPANAGSFEAMGKVPVATAASGNPLLSTLVTAVKKAGLVDSLNSADGITVFAPTNDAFAKIPKATLDKVLADKKTLTSILTYHVVPGKLTPADLAGSHKTLQGQELTVTGSGENFKAGTDAASVVCGNVQTANANVYIIDAVLMPKS
- a CDS encoding OsmC family protein; translated protein: MSKTHRYEVTVTWTGNTGTGTSSYRDYTRDHDVTAAGKAPIAGSSDPTFRGDPARWNPEELLLTALSQCHMLSFLHLCTTAKVVVTGYSDTPRGTMTTTADGSGQFDEVTLRPRVTLADPAQAGLLADLHERAHRVCFIANSVNFPVRHEPEPVG
- a CDS encoding SRPBCC domain-containing protein, whose amino-acid sequence is MVANTMSHRCEIDAPAERVWATLTAPAFLGRWFGGGAPAELDLRPGGRLLFGHHTTHGTLLARIGTVQPAHRLTFHWAPGPAGAEPGAAATLVELTLTERAGRTRLEVTESGFAGLDVPAEELAARYSANDAGWPRKLAEVRDEAEAPRA
- a CDS encoding molybdopterin-dependent oxidoreductase; this encodes MGETPYGAIGGIVAAGSGIAAAELLAAATRPGSGPLVAVGGAVIDATPTAVKEFAVRELGTTDKPVLLAVIGVVLAALAAVTGIAATRWPPAIVAGTGLLGAAGAAAVLSRPAATVVDVVPAMLGAVVAALALWWLRRERRGVAVAVPETGVDRRLVLRLALLAVGAGAAEAAALTVSGQRESAAGKSREAVRLPAAADPAPPLPAGVAADFTTPNGRFYRVDTALTVPRVDPATWRLRIHGMVDREIELSLADLLRRPLIARDITLNCVSNEVGGPYIGTARWLGVHLAALLREAGVHRGADQIVARSVDGMTIGTPVGTALDGRDTMLAVGMNGAPLPLEHGFPVRMLTPGLYGYAGACKWVTELELTTFDQFDAYWVKRGWDRQGTVRTASRIDQPKPFARLAAGRVTVAGVAWAQRRGIETVEVSVDGGPWRPAELLPTASADTWTQWRFDWPATSGSHALAVRATDRSGAVQPGTRATPFPAGATGWHTVRVTVD
- a CDS encoding YihY/virulence factor BrkB family protein encodes the protein MSVKDNRDSGGDGSDSVATTRTGDDKPYDLSAPPPDAGPDSPAQLSGTGLFAALKRTFKQFSQDNISDWAAALTYYGVLSIFPGLLVIVSLLGMLNDNGQKTVQDAVHDLAPSPQLRDLVDTVLTQVQDPGKAGLAAIIGIIVAFWSASGYTAAFMRASNAVYDVPEGRPIWKTLPIRVGVTAVVGLVLVISAAIVIFTGDVAQIVGDKLGLGSAAVTTWNIAKWPVLLVLVSLMFAILYWASPNAKTGGFRWVSPGGLFAVLAWVLASVAFAVYLANFANYNKTYGTLGGVIAFLVWMWISNIAILLGAELDAELQRGRAIAAGHDPTDEPFLELRDDRKIKPGSEQGLSTN
- a CDS encoding cysteine desulfurase-like protein, which codes for MSLDVTALRSHFPSLDHGLAFFDGPGGTQTPRPVADAIVATLTGPLSNRGSVSVSELNAERAVTEFRAAYADLLGVPAAGIVHGRSATQLTYDFARHLAKSWQPGDEIVVSRLDHDSNVRPWIQQADRSGVTVRWIEFDTESTELDVDSLRRVLSPRTRLVAVTAAANLMGTVPPVRQVADLAHAAGALVYVDGVHYAAHRLVDVAELGADLFVCSPYKFLGPHCGVLAGAPELLATIRPDKLLPSPDAVPERFEFGTLPYEMLAGATAAVDFLAGIDPGAGVTRRERLTNSLASVHEHETALRLRLEEGLRELGDAVTLYSRAAERTPTLLMSFAGRDARDAQVHLAGRGVLAPAGSFYACEPFAAMKLEAPALRAGLAPYTTADEVDRLLDGLAAFL